The sequence below is a genomic window from Humulus lupulus chromosome 3, drHumLupu1.1, whole genome shotgun sequence.
TTGATAGTGGTGTTCATTGGATCACATCCAATGTTTTTAGGCATATATAATCTGATCCAATTATTCATTGGATGCTGAATTTTTACAACCGATCTAATCCAATTAACTTGTCTCAACCAATCTGATCACATTATCCATAAGATTAGATCGCTTTTATCCATTGGATGTGTCTCATTGCTTATGTATTAGATCGGATTGGATCCATCCAATATATTTAAGCAATTATTTAGCTTAATTTGTTCAATTAattcataatattataaatagaaagaCTAATTTGTTCAAAGTGATACAACACCATATAAATACAACATAAATTATAAGTAtaatcttaaataaataaatatattttaaaaatatatatatacaattggaTCGGGTCGATTTTATTAGATTTTGGCATATATCATTCAACAATCAATCCGATCCAATTCAGATCTTCAAAATCCAATTTAATTCAATCAttattggatatccaatttttgaCAATTTTTCCTAATTGGATCGATCGGTTCTAAATGGATTGTATGATTTTTGTACGCCTCTAATACTCGACAAGTAAAAGCtattgttaatatatatatagtattagaGTCCATCAATCAATATATATGCACTACTTCACAATTATATCTTATAAAAACGTTCTCATTGTTGCAATTACTTTGTTATCTAaaagaacattatttataaatGGAGATGGTTTTTCATCtaattaaaatattgaaatacattaatatataaagtatttaaagaaaaataaataaattggagTGGAAGCCTATAAAATTTGTGTTAGTGGATATTTGTTTGTTTGATTATTACTGTCACATTTATTATTTGGAAAAGAAAATATAGTTAACGAGCTTTTACTAATATTAGTtgagtttggtaaaatttttgtatttgaattttttaaactcagaaatagatatattattattatttttgttttttattttaaaaaaataaatatatatttggtagctatttttgtttttaaaacaaaaataataaatgcggttgataacttttatttttattttttatttaacaatataaaatgtgataaatgttgaattaaagaagagaagaaaaaaagaaacaagaagttgaaaatggtttaaaaaaaaatttaagtgaaaaaaattatattttcaaaatttaataaattttatttaaaattatcaaatttttaaaaataataaataaaaacagtTACCAAACACTcttttatatttaattgttaaattttcaattaaataaataaaaaattattttttttaaagtgttACGAAACCAATTAAAAATGCTATTCATCCAAAAGCTTTTAAACACTTTATGAAGAGTTGTGATATGTGAACAATGCATACAAGATATACACCTCAACATTATACAATGTAATGTTTTGCCACATACTCTTTCGTTATTTAGTAAAAGATTGCTTGAGACGATTTGTTCCTTTGTCAATGTATTTGACCTTAACTGTTATTAACTTCTCGAAGTGGTTGACTAGTCTATTTCCTTAGAAGCTTTTGTAGCAAGTTCATGTTAAATTACTTCTCTTCAGTACTCAAGCGTACTCAAGAATCCATCTTAATCAATCAagacatgtatatatatagacaAGACCTCAAGAATTATATCATCACAACAAACCTCCCAAATTATTTGTCTTCATCATCTTCTAAATATAAAAATGTATTCTTCAGCTCCATCAATTTTATCAACATACACAACTTTTGCCGCGTCAGCAATGATAGCTCGAACAGTAGTCAACGAGCTACAAACACTGTCCAATCAGCTCATGCCACGTCAGTTCCAGGAGAAACTCTTCGCTAAACTCGGTGGCCTACTCTGCTGGAACCTCTCGTCCCAGATAACTATCACCATCGACGAGTACAACGGCTTAACTGTCAACGAAATCTACAAAGCCGCCGACAGTTACTTGGGTACGAGAATCTCATCCTCCAACGACAACCTTAAGGCCTCGAAAACCCCATGTGAGGATCAAATCTCTGTCACCATTAACAAAGGTGAGAGAATCATCGACCAGTTTGAAGAGATCCAGTTGGTCTGGGAATTCGTTTGTGTCGAGACTCAAAAATCGTCTTTCGATTTCGAAACTTGCAATCAGACAACAGAAACATCCGAGCGAAAATCGTTTCAGTTAAAGTTTCACAAGAGTCACAATGAGAGAGTGGTCAAAGCTTATCTGCCGTACGTAATGGAGAGAGCCAAAGCCATTGACgtagagaagaagaaggtgaagctTTTTTCTCTGCAGGGTTCATGGTGCTCGATCGATTTTCGCCACCCTTCGACTTTTGAGACTCTGGCTATGGACGAGAAGCTTAAGAAGGAATTGGTTGATGATTTGGATAGGTTTGTGAAGAGAAAGGAGTTTTACAAGAGAGTTGGTAAGGCTTGGAAACGTGGGTATTTGCTGTTTGGTCCTCCTGGTACTGGGAAGTCGAGCTTGATTGCTGCCATGGCCAATTACCTCAAGTTTGATATCTATGATTTGGAGCTCACCCATTTGAATAGTAACTCTGATCTTAGGAGTCTGTTGGTTATGACTGAGAATAAATCAATAATCGTGATTGAAGATATTGATTGCAGTGTTCAGTTGGAAAACAGGGGGTGTGGTCAAGGTAGTTATGGTCAAAATGACAGCCAGGTGAGATATCAATATTCTTGTCTTTTTCCCATTCCACGTTAGAAAAGCAAAAAAGAGTTTTTAAAATGATGAGTCTAGGCAAGTATTACATAGTCTTCGAGTACAAGTTTCCATTCCGAGCACTATATGAACATttggttattaattaattaatttctctAATTTTACAGTTGACTCTATCTGGGCTGCTTAATTTCATAGATGGGTTATGGTCAAGCTGCGGAGATGAGAGAATAATAGTTTTTACAACTAATTACAAGGACAAACTAGACCCTGCATTGTTAAGACCAGGCCGAATGGACATGCATATCAACATGTCTTACTGCACACCATGTGGGTTTAAGACTCTTGCTTTTAACTATCTCCAAATCAAAAATCACCCTTTATTTGGGGAAGTTGAGGAGTTGATAAAGGAGGTTGAGGTGACCCCTGCTGAGGTTGCGGAGGAGCTTATGAGAAGCAATGATGCAGATATAGTTCTGCCTAGACTCATTGAAACTCTCCAGAGGAAAAAGAAGATGAAGCTtgatgaacaagtcaaagaaaaaGCAGAAGAAAAAGATAGTGATTGTAAAGAACAGAGCATGGACGTTCTCAAGGGCAAGAATAAGAGAGTTGGGAGAAAGAGAGTAGTAAGAGGAAGAAAAGGCCGGCTTGGAGATGTCTATTAGAATTAGGAATAGAAATTATATGTTTCAGATTACACGTCCCACCATATAATATTTGATAAATTGTTATATATGTATGAagatttttaatgaaataaatatgtaAGAGACTAAACGACGCAATTTAGATACGAGCACGAGGGTGTAATAAATAATTTGAACGCCACTTAGTTTAAACAGCTTTTACTTGTCCATTACTTAATGTATCCATTTTTCGAATAATTTGGTATCCAGATAGTAATGCAAGTGTTAAACAGATTTTACAATCTAAGTAATGAAAATCAAATTACACATGTAATCTAAAGCTTTGATTGtgatattcataataataatacatgTATTCCTAGCTGAAAAGAAAATGACATAAAGAAACAAAAACTCATAAATTACAGGGGCCTGTACATTCTTCTCTTTGAAAAGCAAAAAATAGTAATGCCCTTAAGAAGAGGACAAAAGAAAGAAGTTGATACAACTAAAATTTACAACACCGTGAGGTTTAACACTGGGAGACAGAGTAGCTCTTGGTCTTCCACAGAAAGCTGAAAGCTTTGcccatctttcttcttgaaaTGGATTTACAATAAGGCTTGGATTCGGGAGCTGGCGGCATAGACATCTCACTACTTTCGGAAGGCATTTGCTCTTCCTCCTCGTCTGGAGATGATTGGACTTGGTCTCGCTGTCGTTGTTCACGAAACAACATGAGAAGTTTCTGTGCCTTATCTTTTCCTCTCGTGGTCCCATTAACTGAAATCGAAACTAGTCCTGGTATTACACcttcttgtaagaccatttgacAGCATTTATCATTCCCATTACATAAAAGTAACAGACAGCATACAGCTTGTTCTTGCTCACTGGGTTCGCCAGCATCCAACATCGTTGCAAGTACACCAATAATGCCTGGCGTTGACACCATCTCATCTTGTCCTGATTGACTCGAAGCCAAATTTAAAAATACTGCTAAGCACTTTTCTGTCCATGTGCTGTCAGCAGAGGCTGCAAGGGATTCAAGGTTACTGATAATGCCAGATGAAAGTAGATTTGGGATATTGGCAGGCACACTAGACAGGTTGTACAGGGCATGGAGGGCATCAAGCTTGCACTGAACATCAGTATTAGTTTGAAGGAGCTGAGTTAAGAAAGGAACAGCCTGAGATGACCCAATGATAGGTTTGGCTTCTTCAAGGCAGGAAGGATTCAAATATAGTGCTGTGGCAAAACCATGAGAATTGGTAGAGGAGATCATTTCCTCCAGTAATGAAATTATACCACCCCCCAGCATCATTTCCTTGTTTCTGCCatgagaagaaaaataaaaattataatggaGCGATTGAAATGAATACCTCAATAGTTTATAGCAAAATAATAAACTATACAAGCAGTGAAAGATGTATGTGTCTCTTAGTCATTTTTTCACTAGAggatttagaaataaaataaaaaagctaAAATTTAAGTGTAAGTGGACATACGAGCAAGGTATTTTGAAACTCAAAGGCACCTATTTAATTAAATACGAATTGTAACACATATAGATTCAATTTCAAATATTATTGGCTAGGGCATGAACTAGAAAGATGTTAGCAAACCTAGTACTTCTTGTTTTAAGGTTGGTATGGGTGTAAAATAACTAAGAGATCATTCATCAGTCCTGTAGTACAATCTTTCATTACTTAGTCAATTTGGAGCCTTTAGATCCTGGAGCCATTAGAAAATAGCTCACCTGTTATTGTTGACAGCAAGGTTGAAAAGAGCCATTGCTCCACTTTCCTGGGCAACATCATTTCCTACCCGCACAGCTAAGTTGAGAAACTGCATAAGTGCTTCAACAAACCCATTAGCTCCTATATAAATCCTAGCTTCTTCATCATCCTTCAGCAAGAGCCTTAATTTGTCCACCACTTTGCACTTTATCCTCATGTCTTCTCCTTCATTCAAGACAGTCAAAAAGTCCTGATAACTTTCAGGCACATTGAGCTCAGACTCTCCCTCTAGTGGACAAACATTTTCAGTTTCATTTCCATCAGCCTCACCTAAAGTACCACTTTCTTCCAAAGGAACCACCTTAACCCCCTTAAACTTGCAAGAGTTAAAACTACCCATAGATTTTGAATTTGTGGTCTCAGACTCGGATAGAGCTAACCTCCAATAGTTAAGATCAAGAGACTCTGGAGGACCATCGGGAACACAAACTCCATTCTGATCACACCAACTAGCAACAAGACCCTTGACACAGTGATTGGGAGTCAAAGAAAGATGAGAAAGCTTTTGTTGACTTTTTGGGCAGGTATTATGCCCATCACTGAACCATTTTTCAATGCAAATCATTTCATATGTTTGACCAGAAGCAATGATGACTGGATCATACATAAGCCGCAGAGATATTGGACACCTCAATTCTTCTGGTGGAAGAGGCGTCTGTCCTGATCTCCTATTGTTTGGCTTGAAGTTGAAAGAACTGAGTTTTGATAACTGTCGATCAAAGGCGTGACCATTTCCCCCAGGCTCCACAATATCAATAGAACCCTGGACAGTGGGAGAACATGGCGCAGAACCCTGAGAATCATTGTCATCTGAGAATTCGCTTCTAAACAACTTGGAGTATTTTCTCATAAGATGTAAAAGATAAGCCACAATAGACTCTTTCCGTTTATCCTCCTCAGCACGAGCTCTTTCTATTAGTTTTTTCAAAGCTCTTCTCTCTGTAAGAGCTGCCCTGGAAGAGGTAATTCCAAGCTTAGTAGCAGCCTGATGAAATGATTCCAACTCATTACTGTCACTACAGTTGTCAAATTTTCTCCCCTGCTGAAGCAGTGCAATTATATCATCACCTACTTGTTTCTCCAAGGGATCAAGCGAGAATGAAGTACCCTCAAGTTCACCAACAATCTCTTGAATCTGAAACAAAATTGTATCAATGAGAGTCAAAGCCTCGAATATATAGGTAACAAAAATGTCAGGCAGGAAAATAAAATTGAAATGACTCCATCAAGGGTTGGTTTATAGAATAATAGagacagagagaagaagatggaTTTTTTAACAGAAGATTTAGGGTATCCATAGTACACCTCTACATTAGTATTCTCAAATACCTTCAAGCTATGTTTCATAATTTACTCAATAACAATGCATAATATTTACTATAACACCTCATGCAGAAAATCAACCACTCATATGACATTCACGGATTCacctaaataaaaaaataaaaactgacCTGACAACCAATAGATTGTGGAACAATGTCTTCAACACGCCTAAGACTATCTTCAAGAGCATATCTTgccttctccaattttgtaagcACAGAATCTCCTGTTATAGCCTGCATGGTAAGAGTAATGCAGTTGTTGCATTCTAGAgtaaaaattagaaacattatcAGCAACTAGTTCAAATCTGACAATCATCCAGGGATTGTTACTGATCTGTTCTCTGATATAAAGGTAAACATTAAACATCCAAAAGGTACAAGCATAATAAGACCATGAATAGAATACAGAAAAGGAAGCCTACCAAGTAAAGTTTACTACACTCAGAGCAATGTTGAAGAACATTCTTGGCCTTCTCAAGTGCTACATGCAATGAACATAAAGCTTGAATCCCAGATTTGCTTCTAGGCTGAGCTGCTTCCAACGAAGGGAAAATTGGCAGTATTTTGCAATAAATTGAGGAAAGGGTCCTGCACATTTCTCCATGTAACTACAAGCagcataaaaataaattaacacaACCAAAAGATCTTTGAGCTTCTCCATTGTTCAATCTTCATTTTTTTTCACCACAACCGACTGAGATTTGAGTGTCTCCACCCATCTACCGCCGCAATCCCATCACTCTTAATCTCCCATCCACGAGTATAGCATTCTGTTGTTGGAATTGTTCTACATTCCATCTCTTTCCAATTGTGACTTGCATAAACTGAGCTTGAAGTTGGCAGTGGTTGGTTGATTGCTTGTTTCGTTTAAACCTTACTTTTTAAGGCTATCAAATAATAGATGTTTTTTTAGGACTCTCGTTGCAAgccctaaaagaatatttttagggcTCGTATTGCGAGTgctgaaaagttttatttttaattttttaaaaattaattggtAGCCAAATCTCCTGCCGGAGCTCCGGCGATGACGGCAGcgccaccaccccacggtggtggttcggtctgatcctttagtgggttttgaagcccaaagcacaaggaatgcaatggtggtggtcatttggctcggGGTGGCTCGAGGTAGTTGGAAAATGCCAAAAACGTTTCAGAAACCCACATAGTCTTCGAACTTTGGAGGCTCCGTCGAGAGGACTAGGGGGTGCGTGAGGCTAGGGACTCGCAGGGCTGGGGGTTTCAGGGGCCGGCGAAGACGCCTCGGCAGTGCGTGTAGGCAGGGGGTAGCCGGAGAGCCGCCGAATTCTAGTGGCAGGAAGTTGCAAGAGAGAGATCTTGaaagggagagaaagagaaatgAGGGAAGAGAGAGGGAATCCAAGGAAGAGAGAGTAAGAATGGGCTGCGTATTTTTTTTctgatttaatatataataaaacaaatatattcaaacttttaggacacacatagggttttagggctcgcactgcgtgtcctaaaagaaattctttaagaactctcaatgagtgtcctaaaaatttcatgaacttttgttaaaaaaaatcaaacttttagggcACACATcaatttttagggctcgcaccaCATGTTctaaaagaaattatttaaggactctcaataAGTGTCCTGAAAAGTCTAGGagttgtttttagggctcgcatctaggtgagtgtcctaaaaaagtgttctaaaagcatgtttttgtagtagtgcgtaATACAAACCACACACGTAATATAGGCAATGCACGTAATGTAAACCTCAAGCCTTGAATACTAACGATTTACATTTCAAATTATCATTTAAGGCCATATGGTGCAAAAAGTGGCCAATAGGTACTGAGTACATGGTAAAGTGACTATTGGTGCTTGCTTAGGCAAGGCAAGCCAAGAGATGAAGCGTTCAACAAACAAGTGCTCAAGAGGAAGAAGTGAGGCCAAAAGCAAGGAATGATCATCCTCTCTTATTCATAAATATAAAATAGACACCAAGTTCATGTATTTATTAAAATGCAAATTAGTAGCCCTAAAATGTAAACCTCATGGTCATAAAGATAAATCGCAAGGCCTTGAGACTTGCAGCTTTTCCTTCAAATCATCATTTAAGGCCTAAGGTTACCAAAAGTGGCAAATAGGTTCATGCATAGACACCCAAGGGTGCCAAGAGTGGCAAGATTGATTGctatattacttaattaatatttttaccaCATATATTAAAAGGTAAATTACAATCCCTTAAATGTAAACTAGAACCTTgaaaatgtaaaccacaagctataaaatataaaccacaagTCTTAAAATATAAACTATGATCATTAAATTGTAAACCacactttaaaatttaaatcacaaaacTTAAAATACCACAAactctttaaaatg
It includes:
- the LOC133822351 gene encoding U-box domain-containing protein 6-like; its protein translation is MCRTLSSIYCKILPIFPSLEAAQPRSKSGIQALCSLHVALEKAKNVLQHCSECSKLYLAITGDSVLTKLEKARYALEDSLRRVEDIVPQSIGCQIQEIVGELEGTSFSLDPLEKQVGDDIIALLQQGRKFDNCSDSNELESFHQAATKLGITSSRAALTERRALKKLIERARAEEDKRKESIVAYLLHLMRKYSKLFRSEFSDDNDSQGSAPCSPTVQGSIDIVEPGGNGHAFDRQLSKLSSFNFKPNNRRSGQTPLPPEELRCPISLRLMYDPVIIASGQTYEMICIEKWFSDGHNTCPKSQQKLSHLSLTPNHCVKGLVASWCDQNGVCVPDGPPESLDLNYWRLALSESETTNSKSMGSFNSCKFKGVKVVPLEESGTLGEADGNETENVCPLEGESELNVPESYQDFLTVLNEGEDMRIKCKVVDKLRLLLKDDEEARIYIGANGFVEALMQFLNLAVRVGNDVAQESGAMALFNLAVNNNRNKEMMLGGGIISLLEEMISSTNSHGFATALYLNPSCLEEAKPIIGSSQAVPFLTQLLQTNTDVQCKLDALHALYNLSSVPANIPNLLSSGIISNLESLAASADSTWTEKCLAVFLNLASSQSGQDEMVSTPGIIGVLATMLDAGEPSEQEQAVCCLLLLCNGNDKCCQMVLQEGVIPGLVSISVNGTTRGKDKAQKLLMLFREQRQRDQVQSSPDEEEEQMPSESSEMSMPPAPESKPYCKSISRRKMGKAFSFLWKTKSYSVSQC
- the LOC133822352 gene encoding AAA-ATPase At3g50940-like, with amino-acid sequence MYSSAPSILSTYTTFAASAMIARTVVNELQTLSNQLMPRQFQEKLFAKLGGLLCWNLSSQITITIDEYNGLTVNEIYKAADSYLGTRISSSNDNLKASKTPCEDQISVTINKGERIIDQFEEIQLVWEFVCVETQKSSFDFETCNQTTETSERKSFQLKFHKSHNERVVKAYLPYVMERAKAIDVEKKKVKLFSLQGSWCSIDFRHPSTFETLAMDEKLKKELVDDLDRFVKRKEFYKRVGKAWKRGYLLFGPPGTGKSSLIAAMANYLKFDIYDLELTHLNSNSDLRSLLVMTENKSIIVIEDIDCSVQLENRGCGQGSYGQNDSQLTLSGLLNFIDGLWSSCGDERIIVFTTNYKDKLDPALLRPGRMDMHINMSYCTPCGFKTLAFNYLQIKNHPLFGEVEELIKEVEVTPAEVAEELMRSNDADIVLPRLIETLQRKKKMKLDEQVKEKAEEKDSDCKEQSMDVLKGKNKRVGRKRVVRGRKGRLGDVY